The Streptomyces hundungensis genome contains the following window.
GTGCGCTGTGTGCTGCCCAACCCGTGGGTGACCGGCGGCGAGAGCTGCGAGCTGGCCCTCGCGCTCTGGGCGACGGGCGAGTCCGACCGGGCCCTGGAGATCCTCCAGTCCATCCAGCACCTGCGCGACCCCGCGACCGGCATGTACTGGACGGGGTACGTCTTCGAGGGCAACCGTGCGGTCTGGCCGGAGGAGCTCACGACGTGGACGGCGGGCTCGCTGCTGCTCGCGGTGGCGGCGCTCGGCGGCGACGAGGCGACCGGCGCCGTCTTCGGCGGGGAACGGCTGCCCCGGGGCCTGGCGCCCTACTGCTGCGGCTGAGGCGCCCCCGCCCGTACGGAGTCGCCCGGGTGGCGCAGTGCGGCGGGCCGGGTGAGGCTGCCGGGGAGGCCGACACATCCCCCCCGGAGGTCATCGTGGCCAGTACGTTCCCCATCCGCCGCATAGTCGTGGCGGTCGTCCTTTCCTGCGCCGTCCTGGTGTCGACGACCGCCTGCGGAGGAGAGACCCGGTCCACCCAGAGCGCCGCCCTCACGGCGGCGGAGAGCAGCCCCTCGCCGAGCGCGTCGGCCGAGCGGCAGAAGCTCGCCAAGACCCGCTTCGTCGCCAACGCGGGACTCGCCGCCGGCGCCGCCTATCAATGGATCGTCAAGCCGTACAAGGCGGGCAAGTTCAAGAAGGGCGCCAAGGGCCGCACCTTCGCCCTCGTCAAGGCGGGCCTGGCCGGTGCGTTCACGTACAACCGTCTGAAGGCCGCCTCCGAGAACGCCAAGGGCGACCCGCTGCTCTCCAAGGCCGTCGCCCCGCTCACCTCCGGCATCGAATCGCTGAAGGGCCTGGGCGGCAAGCTGCGCAAGGGCGACGCGGGCGACGCGGACGTCGGCATGTTCGAGAAGATGATCAACGGCGTCAAGGACGCGGGCCAGAAGGCGGGTGCGCCGGTCAAGGACCAGGTGCCCTCGGCCGGGCAGCTCAGCGGCGGCTGAGCGGGCGCGTCCTCATGTGTTCAGCTCCGCGAGGACGCGCAGGGTCGTGGGGTCCGGTGAGGTGACCAGCAGGTCCGTCACCGGGCCCGCACGCCACAACTCAAGCCGCTCCGCGATGCGTTGACGCGGGCCCACCAGGGAGATCTCGTCGGCGAAGGCGTCCGGCACGGCCCGTACGGCCTCGTCGCGCCGGCCCGCCAGGAACAGCTCCTGAATGTGGTGGGCCGCGTCCCCGTACCCCATGCGGGCCATCAGGTCGGCGTGGAAGTTGCGGGCGGCGTGGCCCATGCCGCCGATGTAGAAACCCAGCATCGCCTTCACCGGCAGCAGACCCTCGGCGACGTCGTCACACACCTGGGCCCGCACCATCGGGGCCACCAGGAAGCCCTCGCGCAGCCCCGTGAGCGAGGCCTCGTAGACGTCCGTGCGGGTGGGCGACCAGTACAGCGGGAGCCAGCCGTCCGCGATGCGGGTCGTCTGCGCGATGTTCTTGGGGCCCTCGGCGCCCAGGAGTACGGGAAGGTCGGGGCGCAGGGGGTGGGTGATGGCCTTGAGGGGCTTGCCCAGACCCGTACCGTCCGCGCCGCCGTAGGGATGCGCGTGGAAGCGCCCGTCGAGCTCCACCGGACCCTCGCGGCGCAGCACCTGGCGGATCACCTCGACGTATTCGCGGGTCGCGGTGAGCGGGCTCGACGGGAAGGGCCGCCCGTACCAGCCCTCGACGACCTGGGGCCCCGAGAGCCCGAGGCCCAGCATCATCCGGCCGCCCGAGAGGTGGTCGAGGGTGAGGGCGTGCATGGCGGTTGCGGTGGGGGTGCGCGCGGCCATCTGCGCGACCGCGGTGCCCAGCCGGATCGTCGAGGTGTGGGCGGCGATCCAGGTCAGCGGCGTGAAGGCGTCCGAGCCCCAGGCCTCGGCCGTCCACACCGAGTGGTAGCCGAACTCCTCGGCGGCCCGCGCCAGTTCGAGATGGGCGGGGTTCGGTCCCCGCCCCCAGTAGCCGAGTGCGAGACCCAGGCGCATGTGCCGTCCCCTCCACCAGATCTGACGAACCGTCAGGGGACTGTAGAGCAACGGCCCCCGCCCGGAAGGGCGAGGGGCCGTCGTGACGCCGGGGGATCAGCCGCGCTGGATCCCGGTGGTGTCCTGGAGGACGCCGCGCCGGCCGTCCTGCGTCTGGGCCACCAGGGCGGGGCCGCGCTGGTCGACGGCCAGGTACCAGGTGCCGGGGGCGAGTTCGGCGATCGGGGTGGGCGAGCCGTCCTCCGCGTACAGCGGACGGGCCACCGGGACCGCGAACCAGAACGGGGCGAAGTCGCCGGCCGGGGCGGCGGCGGGCTGCGCCTGGCTGTCCTTGTTCGGGTCGGCCGCCGGGGCCTGCGCGCCGAACGGCTGGGCCTGGGCCGCCGGCTGACCGCCGAGGCTCGGGTCGCCGGGGTGGGCGCCGTAGGGCTGCTGGGCGGCGGGGTAGCCGTAGCCACCGGCCGGCTGGGCCACGCCGGGGTAGCCGTAGGGCTGCGGGGCGGCCGGGCTCGGGGTGCCCATCAGCGGCGCCTTCAACGCGCCGATCAGCGGCGAGGCGACGGCGGCCGCGGCCAGCACCAGCGTGGCGATGAGACCGAGGATCATGCCGGCGCCGGAGCCGTGCGCGTCGATGATCGTCCAGAAGGCGGTCCACGCGGCGAAGATCGTGAACGCGACACCGAACTGGGTGAGGTCCAGACCCGCGACCTTCTTCGGCTGCGGCAGCGAACGGCCGACGACGACCAGCACCGCACCGATGATGCCGGCCAGGAACATGCTCATCAGGAGCGAGAGAGAGTCCCAGGCGTTCGGCTCGTCGGCGCGCGGGCAGAACTGGCCGGCGCAGCTCGGAGCGGACGTGAGACTCAGGAACGAGGCGATGAACAGCACCACCGCTGCGCCGATCACCACGCCGTCGCCTCGTGTGAGGGAGCGGATGTTCACGTAAAAGTCCTCTTTTATGTCGTCTCGTCGGGGCGGTCATCGCTGCCGCCGGTGTACGTGCACACGGCGTGAAGCTCTAGGTGGTTCCCCCTGTGCGGAAGAATCTATCGTCTGCGCCTGTGGGCCGTACGGCGGGTCGGGAGCCTACCCGCCGAGGAACGCCGTAATGCCGTCGGCGATGCCCCGGGCCGCCTTCTGATGCCAGTCCGCACTTTTCAGAAGCGCCGCGTCCCGGGAATCGCGCATGTTGCCGCACTCGATGAACACCTTGGGAACCGTCGACAGGTTGAGCCCGCCGAGGTCGCTACGGGTGTCCAGGCCGGTGCCCTCACCCACGTAGTTGGACGCGTTCATGCCCGTGTCCAGGACGAACTTCCCCGCGATCCGCACACCGAGTTCACGCGAAGGCCCCACGATCGGGGCGGTGTCGGCCGCGCCGCCCTTCACCTTGGCGGGCAGGATGACGTGGAATCCGCGCTGGCCCTCGGCGGCGCCGTCCGCGTGCACCGACACGACGGCATCCGCCTTCGCCTGATTTCCGATGCGGGCCCGCTCGTCCACACACGGCCCGAAGGCCCGGTCGCCGTCGTGGGTGAAGACGACCTTCGCGCCCTGCTTTTCGAGGATCGCCCGGATTCGGTGCGACACGTCGAGCGTGAACTCGGCTTCCGTATAACCGTCGTTGGTCTCGGTACCGGTGGTGTCGCATTCCTTCTTGTTCGTTCCGATGTCCACCGGCTCATTGATCTCTGTTGTATGCCGGAAATTATTCGAATTGTGACCCGGGTCGATGACGACGGTCTTTCCGGCGAGCGATCCGGCACCCGATCCACCCGCCGGCGGGGCCGACGGCGAGGGCGCGCCGGGAGAGACGGGGCGGGGGGTGCCCGACACCGTCATGGTCGCGGCGCCCGCCCCCGGAGGTGCGGGCCGCTCGCCACGGCTGGGCAGCGCGCTCGGCGGCTTGTCGTCCTGCTCGCCGGGCCCGCCCGCCGCCTGCCACACGAGCCATCCCGCGAGGGCGGCCGGCGCGAGCGCGGCGAGGGTGAGGAGGGCCCGCCCGCGCACGCGGCGCGACCGGCTGTCCGGGTTCGATGACTCGCTGTCGTACGACACGAGGGCGATGCTAACCGCGCGGCCCCGCCCGGCCCGGGCGCTGCGCGCCACGACGTGTCCCAGCGCGCCGCGACGTGTCAGAGCGCGGCGGAGGTGCGGCGCAGCACCCGCAGCGAGTCGGTCGCCGAGACCTCGGTGAACGCGCCGGACTCCAGCGCCCGCAGATAGACGCGGTACGGCGCCTGGCCGGTGAACTCGTCGACCGGGTCCGGGAAGACGTCGTGGATCACCAGCGTGCCGCCCTCGGCGAGCTTCGGCGCCCAGCCCTCGTAGTCGGCGCTCGCGTGCTCGTCGGTGTGGCCGCCGTCGATGAAGACGAAGCCGAGCCGCCCGCCCCACACCCGCGCCACCTGCGGAGACTGCCCGACCACCGCGATCACGTGGTCCTCGAGACCGGCCGCGTGCAGGGTGCGCCGGAAGGTGGGCAGGGTGTCCATGCGGCCCACCTCCGGGTCGACGACCGTCGTGTCGTGGTACTCCCACCCCGGCTGCTGCTCCTCGCTGCCGCGGTGGTGGTCGACCGTGACGGCGACGGTGCCGCTCGCGCGGGCGGCGTCGGCGAGCAGGATCGTGGAGCGCCCGCAGTAGGTGCCGACCTCCAGGAGCGGCAGCCCGAGCGCCCCGGCGGCGACCGCCGCCTCGTACAGCGCGAGGCCTTCCCGTACGGGCATGAAGCCCTTGGCCGCCTCGAAGGCGGCCAGGATCTGAGGCTGGGGAGAGGCCACGGCCCGGCTCCTTGGGGTCATAGGTGTGTGGGCGATCCATGGTGCCGTACGCGGTGGGGGCCGGTCCGGGCGGGCGGGGGTGACCTGCCGGGCGTGAGGGGGCCCGGGCATAATCGTCATCTGACCTTCCGTCAGATTGCAACGTGTTCTACTCTTGCGCCGTTCCGGGACCGGCGACGGGGTGAGGGCCTCCATGGGCATCGCGATCACACAAGAACAGCGGGAGCTGGCCGAGGCGGTGCGCGGCTGGCTGGCGCGGACCGTGCCCGTCGAGCAGACGCGCAAGCTCCTCGACGCGCCCGAGGCCGCCGTCGGCCGCCCGCCGTTCTGGGACGGGCTCGCCGAACAGGGGCTGCTCGGCATCCATCTCGGCGAGGAGTTCGGCGGGGGCGGGCTGATCGAGCTCGCCGTCGTCCTGGAGGAGGCCGGACGCGGCCTGCTGCCGGGGCCCTATCTGCCGGGCGTGCTCGCCGCCGAACTGCTGCGCCGCGACGGACGCCACGAGGCCCTGGTCGCGGACATCGCCGAGGGGCGCGCGACCGCGGCCGTGGCGCTCGGCGCCGGGACGCTCACCGCCGTCGAGGATGCGGGCGGCTGGCTGCTCGACGGTACGGCGCCGCCCGTACTGGCAGCGGGACAGGCCGAGTTGGTGGTCCTCGCGGCGAAGGCGCACCACCGCACGCTCTGGTTCGTGGTGGACGCCGAGGCGCTGGTCGTACGCCCGCACCGCGGCGCCGACCCGACGCGCCCCACCGCGGAGGTGCGGGCCGAGGGCGTCGTCGTTCCCCAAGACCGGTTACTGGACCTGGACTTGGCCCTGGTCCAGGACCTCGCGGCCCTGGTCCTGGCCGCCGAGTCCTGCGGCACGGCGGCCCGCGCCCTGGAGACGGCCACCGGACACGCCAAGGTCCGCGAGCAGTTCGGTCGCCCCATCGGCCGGTTCCAGGCGGTCAAACACCTCTGCGCGGACATGCTCGTACGCCTCGAACAGGCCCGCGCCCTGGTGTGGGACGCGGCCCGGGCCGTGGACGAGCCCGCCGAGGTGCGGGGCCTGGTCGCCTCGCTCGCCGCCGCCACCGCCGTGGACGCCGCCTGCTCCTGCGCCAAGGACGCCATCCAGATCCTCGGCGGCATCGGTTTCACCTGGGAGCACGACGCCCATCTGTATCTGCGCCGCGCCCTGGTCGCCCGCCAGCTCCTCGGCGCCGGGGACACCCACCGGCTGCGGGCCGTACGCCTGGCGAGTCAAGGCGCCCGCCGCGAGCTGCGCATGGAGCTGCCGCCCGAGGCCGAGAACTTCCGCGCCCCCGCCCGCGCGGCGATCGAGAGGGCGCGCGGCCTCGATCCGGGCGCGGCCCGCCGGGCGCTGGCCCCCACCGGGTACGCGGCCCCGCATCTGCCCGCCCCGTACGGCCTGGGCGCAGGACCTGTCCAACAGCTCGTCATCCAGGAGGAGTTGAGGCGCGCCGACGTCAAGGTCGCCGACCTCGGGATCGCCACCTGGGTGGTGCCCTCGCTCATCGCCCACGGCACGGGACCCCAGCAGGACCGCTTCCTCGGCCCCACCCTGCGCGGCGAAATCCTGTGGTGCCAGCTGTTCTCCGAGCCGGGCGCCGGGTCCGACCTCGCCTCGCTGCGCACCCGGGCCGAGCGCACCCCCGACGGGGGCTGGCGCGTCACCGGGCAGAAGGTGTGGACGAGCGCCGCGCAGTGGGCCGACTACGGCATCCTGCTGGCCCGCACCGACCCGGCGGCCCCCAAGCACCAGGGGCTCAGCTACTTCCTCGTCGACATGAAGCGGACCGAGGGCATCGACATCCGCCCCCTGAAGGAGATCACCGGGGACTCCCTGTTCAACGAGGTCTACTTCGACGGGGCGCTGCTGCCCGCCGACGCCGTCGTCGGCGAGGTGAACGGCGGCTGGCCCGTCGCCCGCACCACCCTGGGCAACGAACGCGTCCACATGGCCGACCAGGTCGCCTTCGACACCGGGCTCGAAGCGCTGATCGCCCGCGCCGGGGAGCTCGACGGGGCGTACCGGGCGCGGATCGGGGCGCTGGCCGCCGAGGCGCACGCGCTGGCCTGCATCGGGCTGCGCACCACCATGCAGCAGGTGTCGGGCCTGGAACCCGGCGCGGGGGCCAGCGTCCGCAAGCTCGTCCAGACCCCGCACCAGCAGAAGATCGCCGAGCTCGCCCTCGAACTCCTCGGCCCGCTCGGCGCCACCGCCGAAGGCCCCGCCGAGCGCGCCATGCACGGCTTCCTCATGTCGCGCTGCCTGACCATCGCGGGCGGCACCACCCAGGTCCAGCTCAACGTCGTCGCCGAGCGCATCCTCGGCCTGCCCCGAGACTGAAGGGTCCGTCTGCCGTGAACAGTGCCGCGAAGCGTGCCGGGAACAGTGCCGGAAAGAGCTACATCGTCGGTGTGGGCATGACCAGGTTCGAGAAGCCGGAGTCCCGCGACTGGCAGTACTGGGACATGGCGAAGGAGGCGGGCGGCGCGGCACTGGCCGACGCGGGCCTCGCCTACGACCTCGTCGAACAGGTCCCGGTCGGCTACTGCTTCCAGCCCTCCACGGCAGGCCAACGAGCCGTCTACGAACTGGGGTTGACGGGAATCCCCGTCTACAACGTCAACAACAACTGCGCGACCGGGGCCAGCGCGTTGATGCTGGCGCGGCAGTTCGTGGAGGGCGGGGCCAGCGACTGCGTCCTCGCGCTCGGCTTCGAGAAGATGAAGCGGGGCGCGCTCGGCGGCGGCTCGGACGGCGGCGACTTCGCGAGCTCACCCGTGGCCCGCCACTACGGCGTCATGGCGGCCCGCCACGGCTTCGAGATGACCCCGCCCACCGCACAGATCTTCGGCAACGCGGCGCGCGAGCACATGGAGCGGTACGGGACGACCGCGGCGCAGCTCGCCGCGGTGGGCGCCAAGAACCACCGGCACTCGGTCAACAACCCCAACGCCCAGTTCCAGGAGCCCTGTTCGGTGGAGGAGGTCCTTGCGGCCAGGACCATCCACCGGCCGCTGACCAAACTCCAGTGCTCACCGACGTCGGACGGTTCGGCGGCGGCCGTGGTCGTCTCGGAGCGGTTCGTGGAGCGGCACGGTCTGGGCGACAAGGCGGTCGAGATCGCCGGCCAGGCGATGACCACCGACACCGAGGAGTCCTTCGCGTC
Protein-coding sequences here:
- a CDS encoding LLM class F420-dependent oxidoreductase, which gives rise to MRLGLALGYWGRGPNPAHLELARAAEEFGYHSVWTAEAWGSDAFTPLTWIAAHTSTIRLGTAVAQMAARTPTATAMHALTLDHLSGGRMMLGLGLSGPQVVEGWYGRPFPSSPLTATREYVEVIRQVLRREGPVELDGRFHAHPYGGADGTGLGKPLKAITHPLRPDLPVLLGAEGPKNIAQTTRIADGWLPLYWSPTRTDVYEASLTGLREGFLVAPMVRAQVCDDVAEGLLPVKAMLGFYIGGMGHAARNFHADLMARMGYGDAAHHIQELFLAGRRDEAVRAVPDAFADEISLVGPRQRIAERLELWRAGPVTDLLVTSPDPTTLRVLAELNT
- a CDS encoding DUF5336 domain-containing protein yields the protein MNIRSLTRGDGVVIGAAVVLFIASFLSLTSAPSCAGQFCPRADEPNAWDSLSLLMSMFLAGIIGAVLVVVGRSLPQPKKVAGLDLTQFGVAFTIFAAWTAFWTIIDAHGSGAGMILGLIATLVLAAAAVASPLIGALKAPLMGTPSPAAPQPYGYPGVAQPAGGYGYPAAQQPYGAHPGDPSLGGQPAAQAQPFGAQAPAADPNKDSQAQPAAAPAGDFAPFWFAVPVARPLYAEDGSPTPIAELAPGTWYLAVDQRGPALVAQTQDGRRGVLQDTTGIQRG
- a CDS encoding N-acetylmuramoyl-L-alanine amidase; amino-acid sequence: MSYDSESSNPDSRSRRVRGRALLTLAALAPAALAGWLVWQAAGGPGEQDDKPPSALPSRGERPAPPGAGAATMTVSGTPRPVSPGAPSPSAPPAGGSGAGSLAGKTVVIDPGHNSNNFRHTTEINEPVDIGTNKKECDTTGTETNDGYTEAEFTLDVSHRIRAILEKQGAKVVFTHDGDRAFGPCVDERARIGNQAKADAVVSVHADGAAEGQRGFHVILPAKVKGGAADTAPIVGPSRELGVRIAGKFVLDTGMNASNYVGEGTGLDTRSDLGGLNLSTVPKVFIECGNMRDSRDAALLKSADWHQKAARGIADGITAFLGG
- a CDS encoding class I SAM-dependent methyltransferase, whose protein sequence is MTPRSRAVASPQPQILAAFEAAKGFMPVREGLALYEAAVAAGALGLPLLEVGTYCGRSTILLADAARASGTVAVTVDHHRGSEEQQPGWEYHDTTVVDPEVGRMDTLPTFRRTLHAAGLEDHVIAVVGQSPQVARVWGGRLGFVFIDGGHTDEHASADYEGWAPKLAEGGTLVIHDVFPDPVDEFTGQAPYRVYLRALESGAFTEVSATDSLRVLRRTSAAL
- a CDS encoding acyl-CoA dehydrogenase gives rise to the protein MGIAITQEQRELAEAVRGWLARTVPVEQTRKLLDAPEAAVGRPPFWDGLAEQGLLGIHLGEEFGGGGLIELAVVLEEAGRGLLPGPYLPGVLAAELLRRDGRHEALVADIAEGRATAAVALGAGTLTAVEDAGGWLLDGTAPPVLAAGQAELVVLAAKAHHRTLWFVVDAEALVVRPHRGADPTRPTAEVRAEGVVVPQDRLLDLDLALVQDLAALVLAAESCGTAARALETATGHAKVREQFGRPIGRFQAVKHLCADMLVRLEQARALVWDAARAVDEPAEVRGLVASLAAATAVDAACSCAKDAIQILGGIGFTWEHDAHLYLRRALVARQLLGAGDTHRLRAVRLASQGARRELRMELPPEAENFRAPARAAIERARGLDPGAARRALAPTGYAAPHLPAPYGLGAGPVQQLVIQEELRRADVKVADLGIATWVVPSLIAHGTGPQQDRFLGPTLRGEILWCQLFSEPGAGSDLASLRTRAERTPDGGWRVTGQKVWTSAAQWADYGILLARTDPAAPKHQGLSYFLVDMKRTEGIDIRPLKEITGDSLFNEVYFDGALLPADAVVGEVNGGWPVARTTLGNERVHMADQVAFDTGLEALIARAGELDGAYRARIGALAAEAHALACIGLRTTMQQVSGLEPGAGASVRKLVQTPHQQKIAELALELLGPLGATAEGPAERAMHGFLMSRCLTIAGGTTQVQLNVVAERILGLPRD
- a CDS encoding thiolase C-terminal domain-containing protein: MNSAAKRAGNSAGKSYIVGVGMTRFEKPESRDWQYWDMAKEAGGAALADAGLAYDLVEQVPVGYCFQPSTAGQRAVYELGLTGIPVYNVNNNCATGASALMLARQFVEGGASDCVLALGFEKMKRGALGGGSDGGDFASSPVARHYGVMAARHGFEMTPPTAQIFGNAAREHMERYGTTAAQLAAVGAKNHRHSVNNPNAQFQEPCSVEEVLAARTIHRPLTKLQCSPTSDGSAAAVVVSERFVERHGLGDKAVEIAGQAMTTDTEESFASGSCIDAVGAPMSREAGRQALARAGVGIEDVDVIELHDCFSINELLTYEALGMCGVGESGKLIESGATTYGGRWVVNPSGGLISKGHPLGATGLAQAAELVWQLRGEAGGRQVQGAGVGLAHNIGLGGAAVVTVLRR